In Phoenix dactylifera cultivar Barhee BC4 chromosome 11, palm_55x_up_171113_PBpolish2nd_filt_p, whole genome shotgun sequence, the following are encoded in one genomic region:
- the LOC103713221 gene encoding 60S ribosomal protein L18a-like protein isoform X1 produces the protein MSEDDGKSRGIIGDHYDGGHHQHHQQYGAFQGGAPGYPQPAIGFPQPAPPPGVVPPTSYPPPPYSAGAPYYSHGYQSVPGYATVAEGRPLRMPRLPCCGIGIGWFLFIIGFFLAAIPWYVGAFILLCVRIDYREKPGFIACTIAAILAAIAILLGATKGADIW, from the exons atgaGCGAAGACGACGGGAAGAGCCGGGGAATCATCGGCGATCATTACGACGGCGGTCACCACCAGCATCACCAGCAGTACGGGGCGTTTCAGGGCGGCGCCCCGGGCTATCCTCAGCCGGCGATCGGGTTCCCTCAGCCGGCGCCTCCGCCTGGGGTCGTTCCCCCGACATCTTATCCTCCCCCTCCTTATTCTGCAGGCGCTCCCTACTATTCTCATGGTTACCAATCCGTTCCAG GTTATGCTACAGTTGCTGAAGGAAGACCTTTAAGAATGCCACGCCTTCCCTGCTGTGGCATTGGTATTGGCTGGTTTTT GTTTATCATTGGCTTCTTTCTTGCTGCTATTCCCTGGTATGTTGGAGCTTTCATTCTACTTTGTGTCAGAATAGATTACAGAGAGAAACCAGGGTTCATTGCTTGCACTATTGCT GCCATTCTTGCTGCAATTGCTATTCTTCTAGGGGCAACAAAAGGAGCAGATATATGGTGA
- the LOC103713221 gene encoding 60S ribosomal protein L18a-like protein isoform X2 — protein MSEDDGKSRGIIGDHYDGGHHQHHQQYGAFQGGAPGYPQPAIGFPQPAPPPGVVPPTSYPPPPYSAGAPYYSHGYQSVPGYATVAEGRPLRMPRLPCCGIGIGWFLFIIGFFLAAIPWYVGAFILLCVRIDYREKPGFIACTIAL, from the exons atgaGCGAAGACGACGGGAAGAGCCGGGGAATCATCGGCGATCATTACGACGGCGGTCACCACCAGCATCACCAGCAGTACGGGGCGTTTCAGGGCGGCGCCCCGGGCTATCCTCAGCCGGCGATCGGGTTCCCTCAGCCGGCGCCTCCGCCTGGGGTCGTTCCCCCGACATCTTATCCTCCCCCTCCTTATTCTGCAGGCGCTCCCTACTATTCTCATGGTTACCAATCCGTTCCAG GTTATGCTACAGTTGCTGAAGGAAGACCTTTAAGAATGCCACGCCTTCCCTGCTGTGGCATTGGTATTGGCTGGTTTTT GTTTATCATTGGCTTCTTTCTTGCTGCTATTCCCTGGTATGTTGGAGCTTTCATTCTACTTTGTGTCAGAATAGATTACAGAGAGAAACCAGGGTTCATTGCTTGCACTATTGCT CTTTGA
- the LOC103713254 gene encoding scopoletin glucosyltransferase-like, giving the protein MGSSATPAGPLHMLFFPLMSPGHMIPMVDMARLFATRGVRSTVVTTPVNAANLRRTVDSSAARGLLLSLHVIPFPDPAATGLAPGQENLSAVPTAHFNTFVMALFHFQAPLAAVLRDLRPDALVSDSLFTWTADLALELGIPRLIFHGAGAFPLFVLTNLVNYLPLDPSTDSFIMNGLPHPIRLYRNGLPELVDNFFMLKLLGEAEAKSYGVVVNTFYDMEPSYVDYYKNKNKNHHGIKAWCVGPVSLCCRAAEEKAERGEPPADRNRVLRWLDSKTAGSVVYVCFGSLCHFSGPQLKEIALGLEASGKAFVWVVRQEAAGDAAAETEWMPEGFEKRVEGRGLVVRGWAPQVEVLGHAAVGWFVTHCGWNSLQESACAGVPMITWPLFHEQFINEALVVDVMGVGVRMWEGFRRNRLEEEKVLVRAEEVAAVVGRVVGGGGEDVEAVARKAREYGEAAGKAVEDGGATYEDVTALIQELEGKRKEGRKEE; this is encoded by the coding sequence ATGGGCTCCTCCGCCACCCCCGCCGGCCCCCTCCACATGCTCTTCTTCCCCCTGATGAGCCCCGGCCACATGATCCCCATGGTCGACATGGCCCGCCTCTTCGCCACCCGCGGCGTCCGCTCCACCGTCGTCACCACCCCGGTCAACGCCGCCAACCTCCGCCGCACCGTCGACTCCTCCGCCGCCcgcggcctcctcctctccctccacGTCATTCCCTTCCCGGACCCCGCGGCCACCGGCCTCGCCCCCGGGCAGGAGAACCTCTCCGCCGTCCCCACCGCCCACTTCAACACCTTCGTCATGGCACTCTTCCACTTCCAGGCCCCCCTCGCCGCCGTCCTCCGCGACCTCCGCCCCGATGCCCTTGTATCCGACTCCCTCTTCACCTGGACAgccgacctcgccctcgagcTCGGCATCCCCCGCCTCATTTTCCACGGCGCCGGCGCCTTCCCCCTCTTCGTCCTCACCAACCTCGTCAACTACCTCCCCCTCGACCCCTCCACCGACTCCTTCATCATGAACGGCCTACCTCATCCTATCCGCCTCTATAGAAATGGCCTCCCGGAGCTCGTCGACAACTTCTTCATGCTCAAGCTCCTCGGCGAGGCCGAGGCCAAGAGCTACGGCGTCGTCGTCAACACCTTTTACGATATGGAACCGAGCTACGTCGACTACTAcaagaacaagaacaagaaCCATCACGGCATCAAGGCCTGGTGCGTGGGCCCGGTCTCTCTCTGCTGCCGTGCCGCCGAGGAGAAGGCGGAACGCGGGGAGCCCCCGGCAGACCGGAACCGTGTGCTAAGATGGCTCGACTCCAAAACGGCCGGATCGGTGGTGTACGTGTGCTTCGGGAGCCTGTGCCATTTCAGCGGGCCCCAGCTGAAGGAGATCGCGCTGGGGCTGGAGGCGTCAGGGAAGGCATTCGTCTGGGTGGTCCGGCAAGAGGCGGCGGGGGACGCGGCGGCGGAGACGGAGTGGATGCCGGAGGGGTTCGAGAAGCGGGTGGAGGGGAGGGGACTGGTGGTGAGGGGGTGGGCACCTCAGGTGGAGGTGCTGGGCCACGCGGCGGTGGGGTGGTTCGTGACACATTGCGGCTGGAACTCGCTCCAGGAATCGGCGTGCGCGGGGGTGCCGATGATTACTTGGCCGCTGTTCCACGAGCAGTTTATAAATGAGGCGCTGGTGGTGGACGTGATGGGGGTCGGGGTGAGGATGTGGGAGGGCTTCCGGCGGAACCggctggaggaggagaaggtaCTGGTGAGGGCGGAGGAGGTGGCGGCGGTGGTCGGGAGGGTGGTTGgcggcggcggggaggacgtgGAGGCGGTGGCGAGGAAGGCGAGGGAGTACGGTGAGGCGGCAGGGAAGGCGGTGGAGGACGGGGGTGCGACCTACGAGGACGTCACCGCTCTGATCCAGGAACTCGAGGGGAAGCGGAAGGAGGGGCGGAAGGAGGAGTGA